In one Lolium rigidum isolate FL_2022 chromosome 3, APGP_CSIRO_Lrig_0.1, whole genome shotgun sequence genomic region, the following are encoded:
- the LOC124697804 gene encoding SART-1 family protein DOT2 — RKLEGRDVFPVLDGDAASKITLATDDVSRLAVIKEAAVIGEQVEKDGGEEGAVKPDDVLREAAVGKGLAGALRLLQDRGTLNEGGDKTVDKKKSKPVGSIKDGPKEIRIERIDEFGRVMTMKEAFRELSHKFHGKGPGKTKQEKRQRKYQDELKTKRMKSSDTPLMSAEKMREAQARSKTPYLVLRGSAKSTPRG; from the exons CGCAAGCTGGAGGGTCGAGATGTGTTTCCGGTTTTAGATGGAGATGCTGCATCGAAAATTACACTAGCAACGGATGACGTGAGCAGGTTGGCGGTGATCAAAGAGGCAGCCGTCATTGGAGAGCAAGTAGAGAaggatggaggagaggagggagcaGTCAAACCGGATGATGTTCTACGTGAGGCTGCAGTTGGCAAGGGTTTGGCTGGTGCTTTGAGGCTTCTTCAGGACAGGGGGACGCTTAATGAGGGTGGTGATAAAACCGTTGACAAGAAGAAAAGCAAGCCTGTTGGTAGTATCAAGGATGGACCAAAAGAGATTCGCATAGAGAGAATTGATGAGTTTGGTCGAGTG ATGACAATGAAGGAGGCGTTTCGGGAGCTTTCACACAAATTCCATGGCAAGGGCCCGGGCAAAACGAAGCAGGAAAAACGGCAGAGGAAGTACCAGGATGAGCTGAAAACCAAGCGGATGAAATCCTCCGACACACCCTTAATGTCTGCGGAAAAAATGAGAGAGGCTCAAGCTCGCAGCAAGACGCCATACCTTGTTCTGAGAGGCAGCGCAAAATCAAC TCCAAGAGGATAG
- the LOC124697805 gene encoding CASP-like protein 4B3 yields the protein MSSAPTGGAPPHDAPAPDAAASHAPATGSVPASSSIAERWKMEGAPARARLLLRAAAWLFSFLALVVMATDVHGRGGANDFSTYPEYNYCLGVSIIALLYATAQLLRDLHRLSSGRDLVAGRKVAAIVDFTGDQVVAYFLISGLSAAAPVTDYMRQGADNLFNDSAAAAISMAFFAFLTIGLSALVSGYSLSLEAVV from the exons ATGTCGTCCGCCCCAACCGGCGGCGCACCGCCGCATGACGCGCCAGCTCCTGACGCCGCGGCCAGCCACGCGCCGGCCACTGGCAGCGTGCCGGCGTCGAGCTCGATCGCGGAGCGGTGGAAGATGGAGGGCGCGCCggcgcgggcgcggctgctgcttCGGGCGGCCGCGtggctcttctccttcctcgcccTCGTCGTCATGGCCACCGACGTGCACGGCCGCGGCGGCGCCAACGACTTCAGCACCTACCCCGAGTACAA CTACTGCCTGGGCGTGTCGATCATCGCGCTGCTCTACGCCACGGCGCAGCTGCTGCGCGACCTCCACAGGCTCAGCTCCGGCCGGGACCTCGTCGCCGGGAGGAAGGTGGCGGCCATTGTTGACTTCACCGGAGATCAG GTGGTGGCGTACTTCCTGATATCAGGTTTGTCCGCGGCGGCGCCGGTGACGGACTACATGCGGCAAGGCGCCGATAACCTGTTCAACGACTCAGCGGCGGCCGCCATTAGCATGGCCTTCTTCGCCTTCCTAACCATCGGCCTCTCTGCCCTCGTCTCCGGGTACAGCCTTTCCTTAGAAGCTGTTGTATAG